The nucleotide sequence GGCGCCCGGCCGCATCGCGCGCACGACCCGATCCCGGTGGTGTGCGAGATCGTCACGGCACTGCAAACCCTGGTCACCCGCCAGTCCGACATCTTCGACCCGGTGGTGCTGACCGTGGGCTCACTGCACGCCGGAACGCGACGCAACGTCATCCCGGACACGGCGAGGTTCGAAGCGACCCTGCGCACGTTTTCCGCGCCCGCCAAAGCCCGGATCAAGGACGCGGCCATCATCTTGGCCGAGTCGATCGCGCGGGCCCACGGTCTGCGAGCCGAGGTGACCTACGTCGACGGATATCCCATGACCGTCAACGACCCGCAGGAGACGGCGTTCGTCGCCGGCACCGTCGGCGAAGTCCTCGGCGAGCACCGCTTCCACCCGCTGGCCGCCCCGCTGCCGGGCGGCGAGGACTTTTCCCGGGTCCTGCAACGGATCCCCGGAGCCTTCGTCCTGCTCGGCGCGGGCGTCGGCACCGCGGACAACCACTCGCCGCTGGCCGAGTTCGACGACTCGGTCCTGCCGGACGGCGCCGCCGTCCTCGCCGAACTGGCCCTGCGCCGGGGACGGGGCGTGCCGGCGTGATCGTCCTCGTGCTGTTGCTGGCCGGCTGTACCGCCCTGATGGTCACCGGCATCGTCCAACACCAGCCCGCGACGGCGATCTTGGGTGGCGCCCTGCTCGCCTTCCTCTTGTGGGGCCTGATCACCGGCGGGCCCGGTGATGACGACTACTGGGGCGACGCCGGCGACGGGGACGCCTAGGCACCAGGTGACACCCCCGCTTCTCGTAGTCCGAGCTCGACGGCAGGTACATTGACAGGGTACAGATGGACTGTCTAACGTACCGTCTCGATCCGAACGATCCGCAGCAGCTCACCGAGGAGCGTCGAAATGCCGCACGTATACGAGATAGATGTCCGGATTCCGATGCGTGACGGTGTGAACCTGGCTGCCAACGTGTGGCGCCTGGCCGAGGGCGAGGGGCCGACGCTGCTCGTGCGCCTCCCGTACGGCAAGGACGTGATGGGCATCACCATGTCGGTCATGCCCAACTTCCTCGCCTTCCTGGAGGCCGGCTACGCGCTGGTGGTGCAGGACTGCCGGGGTACCCATCGCTCGGAAGGGGAGTTCGTTCCGCACCTGGCCGATCGCACCGACGGCGAAGACACTCTCGCCTGGATCGCCGCTCAGCCGTGGTCGGACGGAACGGTGGGCATGTACGGGGCGTCCTACCTGGGGATGGTCCAGTGGGAAGCGGCCGCGACCGGTGCCCCCGCTCTCAAGGCGATCGCGCCGAGCGTCACTTCGATCGACAACTACGAGGCTCCCTGGTACTCCGCGGGCGGTGCGCTCTCGCTGAGCCTGGTCACGTCGTGGAACGCCATGATGTACACCGCCGACGCGCAGCGGTCGCTGGCGCTCGGCGAAGGCTCGTTGGCCCGGGTGCAGGAACTCGTCCAGGCGTTGCTGACCCAGGAGTCCCTCAACGATGTGCTGCCGACGGCCGAGGTTCCGGTCTTGGCGGCGTACGGGAAGTGGTGGGACGACTGGATGGCCCACCCGTCGCACGACGGGTACTGGGACGCCATGGAGCTCACGCCCGAGCTCAAGAACGTCACCGCTCCGGCGCTGAACATCGGCGGCTGGTACGACCTCTACATCGGACAGACCGTCCGCACCTTCACCGCCGCCCGCCGGAACGCGGGCAGCGAGCAGGCGCGCGAGGGCCAGCGGCTGATCATCGGTCCGTGGGATCACCTGTCCGTGGACGGCGTCTATCCCGACCGGTCCTTCGGACCGATGGCCACGGCCCAGCTGATGGGGCTGACCGACCTGCACGTGAAGTTCTTCGACC is from Amycolatopsis mediterranei and encodes:
- a CDS encoding CocE/NonD family hydrolase, with amino-acid sequence MRDGVNLAANVWRLAEGEGPTLLVRLPYGKDVMGITMSVMPNFLAFLEAGYALVVQDCRGTHRSEGEFVPHLADRTDGEDTLAWIAAQPWSDGTVGMYGASYLGMVQWEAAATGAPALKAIAPSVTSIDNYEAPWYSAGGALSLSLVTSWNAMMYTADAQRSLALGEGSLARVQELVQALLTQESLNDVLPTAEVPVLAAYGKWWDDWMAHPSHDGYWDAMELTPELKNVTAPALNIGGWYDLYIGQTVRTFTAARRNAGSEQAREGQRLIIGPWDHLSVDGVYPDRSFGPMATAQLMGLTDLHVKFFDHWVKGDTTALDGVAPVKIFVMGIDQWRDEQDWPLPDTTWTEFHLTGAGHANTAGGDGVLTTEPAAVAGHDTYLYDPRRPVPTAGGACLPMTPGFGGPVDQRTVAGREDVLCFAGPVLEELVEVTGPVSVKLFVSSSTVDTDFTAKLVDVFPDGKAINLCDGILRARYRNGLATEELMEPGTVYEITIDLTCTSNVFLPGHRIRLDVSSSNFPRYDRNTNTGGVIARETEAQLVPAINRIHHGPGHPSRLVLPIIDRTDQP